In the genome of Populus nigra chromosome 19, ddPopNigr1.1, whole genome shotgun sequence, the window CTTCAAATTAGAACTGGTCAGTTCGGTCACACCAATAGGGTCCATTACTCTCTTTTTCCCTCATAAATTTTACTGTTAACTATATCGATggtaagtatatttttaaaaaagaaaaggaaaggaagaacTTGAGATTGTTTTAGTATACAGAGTTCTGCTTTTGCAAGGCACTCCTGAGGGAAAAGAGAGCATGCATGCAACCTGGCTTTACTAAAAGGTCTTCAATGTCTATCATAAAGGAGACCCACATGAAATATGCCCTTTAATTATGATTACTTTCCTTTTTGCACTCTCTTCTCTGGGATTTGTTAGCAAGGGAGGAAAACATACGAGGGAGGATAAGTTGGCCATCACATTGTATCTATGCAATAGTGGATGAAATACTCCTACGACCATAGAGAATAATAATTTCCAATGCAAAAAACTTGTCTCATTTACAACAACAATGATGGCAATGATAATGATGAGAGTATGTCAATGGTTTTTggccatatatttttattctcaatAGCTTCATCATGGTTGTTGGTGAAAATGATGGCCTCTCTTGATTATATATAGAATCATAACATAACTGGGGCtcttaaaaaattgtattatctACTAATCCAGAGTGCCAAGTTCTCCCAGTCAAGTCCAAACTGCTTCTATAATAACTCATATGCCCAATTCAATATGATTTCtatctgctttttttttttggacgcCCGACGTAATCCTGTTATCCTAGGTGCTGCTTGATTCCTCCGCCACTGTCCTCTTGCACATTTGTAAACCTCCTTGTTGACTTTCTACCAAGGGCCAGAACACAGGTTGAAAAAAAAGCTACAGCCTTTTTTCCCGACTCGTGCCTTCGAGGAAGACCTGTCACCAGCTTGCATGTATTTATATCGTTTCAAGCAGCGATTTCTACCCAACTGTTCTGATTTTTCTATCACAGTTATTGTCATCAGTATCACCAACAGAATTGCTATTTTCACTTGATGTACTGCCTTgctttatgaaaattttattgcaCACAAACTTTTTCCTCTTTGTGCAGATGACTGTCTAACTCTCACGAAATCATTGCCATATTTTGctagttttttcaaaatctttccTGAGAGAATTCCCATGACAGAGTACAAGGAATAGCCATTTTGCTATGAAAATAGTGTccaaatttatgaaattattcttGAGAGATGGACTTCAAGTGGATTTTGCAATATCAAATCAgcaatgaagaaaatattactGTCTTGACCAAAAGTTATCAGACCTTTTGGccacttatatttttatacaattacCATAGTTAGTATTCTATGCACGCATCCACTTTGTTTGTCAAAGAAGGACACTCTCAAGTTGTTTCAGGTAAGTTCACTTGATCACCTTTTctcttaatcatttttttatactaattcaTCCCAAACTTTTGACTGGCTTTCCTTGGAGGATATCATCTTCGTAGAAATTCACTTGAATTCCAAAGCTTATGCTAAAGTGAAAGCATTCCAAACCaacaaatgattttaaaagttGAGAAGACGAGTCAAAGTTGTTCTGTAAAAACTTAAACTTACATATAAAAAACCACCAGTCCTTTTCGCAGTCCGTATCATATCTTCAATAGATGAAATTGATGAGGATTTGGCACCCGATGTCTCCCTTTTGATGCCAACTAGCAACAAAACAATTATAGAATGTCATATTGTTTCTTTTCCAAACTGTAAATTGGTAATTCGTGAATCGTGGTAGTTCAACAAATTCTTTCTTTGATGCTTAACTAATGAAAATTTACATAAACGCTACTTAACTCGAGCCCTGAAATCACTTGACGTTATACCAAACAGCTTGAAATCGAGTCTCACTCATGATAGGAGTGATTATGGTTGAGGGAGGACTGACCTTCACTGTGTGACTCCGACTGCACACTAAATAACGTccagataacaaaaaaaatataaaaaatagatacatTATAAAGCATGGTCCACAAAAATACCAAACGCAGGCTGTGTGATCAATAATCAAAGGTTATATCAACGACTGATTTCCCAggaaggagagggagagggattagatttaataaaccTTGAAATCGACATTGGTTGGTGTCTGAAGTTTTTACCATCCAATATTTCCATTCACAAGAAATGTCCAGCAAAAGTCCAGCACCCAACATGTTAGGCCCTGTAGTGGTGCCCCATATCGTCAACCACGACACAAGGCCACGATAAGGACTCGCCAAGCATTTATTATTCCTCTTCTCTGTTTCATACTGCACAGCCGATTTCCATGACTTGTAGAAATCAAAGAGTCGATAAGTCAACAGTCGACAGAGAGAGTGTGTGAGAAAAACGCACGTGCtaggccttttcttttttttatgcacaAGTGTcggaatattaaattaattcgtGTTTTTTGCATTAAAGAGCACCATTTAATACACACGGTGAATCGTACTTTCTCGTTCATATTCATTCGTGAGTCGTGACAACTGCCATGGCCTTGGCATACAATTCCATAGCAATTTGGCGAAAAATGTGAAACATGTACAGCTGGGGGCATGAAAAGCTTGGCACAATTCGAGTATCCATTCCCCACAATCAAGCTTGAGGAAATCACACACAAACAATTGCAGAGTTTTATATCACATTGGTTCACGACTctagaaaaaggaagaaaaacaaaaaaaaagacatggttTTTGTTATGGAAAAATTACCATTCCGCTTTCTCTTTTTACCTTGGTTACAGAACGTTGCTTAAATTTTCATGTATTATTCCCAAATCCAAAGGCATGAGCATGCATGGTATACGACATTTTCATGGATTATCCCCAAGACATGAGCATGCTAAGAAACTTTATGATACAGGTTTCAGAGAGATAGCAGTCATTCCACTTCCCCTAAAAAGCTTCATATTGATCATGGACCACAGACGAAGTAAATTTCATCAacataattggaaaaaaatagtaCTCACTCCTTCATTGCAACATCCAGTTCCAATAGGGCTACCATCCAAATGGCACAGGAGTCACATGCCTCCAATCCCACCGTTCTACAGAAGAAAACAATGATCTGACATAACTGAGCGGTCAATTTGCTTATCACAAAAATACAGAGCTGAAATTTTGATTGCAAGGTTACAGACATTATAATATTCGTGTTTCCTCGTTCACCACATTTTTAGAAACCTAGCATTCCTCGTATAGGAGCAGATGGCAATAAAAGACCAGATTATAACCTGAAACACTATGGACAGCCACTTTATGCAGGTTGCAAAAGAAGTTTCCATCTGCTGTTGCGTAAAACTCCATATCTGCATAAAAAGCCAATTCAAACAGAATAATCCACGTCCATCAACCATTTCGTGTTCTAATTACAACAGCATATCCTTTCACATGCTGTTGTATTAGTATGACCATGCCAAGAATGACTTGTAAAACAGACATTTTGAAGTATGCAACTGTGATTGCATATTtaggataaaattttaacaggTGAAGCATTAACAAGACCATATCACCTGAACatttgttttgacaaaaaaacccaacaaaacaaTTTCAACAACGTCCTGGCAGAAACATAGTAATGAACCAGGTAGCAAAATGGGAAGTGCGAGGTAAAGTTTTGGACCAGGGCCTGGCAAAGGGTTACTTGAGGACAGTGAAATGGACATGTGTGCTGGTATTTGGTTTAGATGCATGACAAACAGAAAGAGTGCAGGTTATATTCTATTGTTTGAGTTGTCCAGCACCCACATCCATGAGAGCAGAAATGCATCTAGGCTAACAATGCATTATCAGATCTTAATCTTGACAACATCCATTGACAAGAATAATTGTGCAGGAAAAAGGTGTAAAAAGTAAATACCTCAGGAAACTAAATCAATTACATTAGTGATATTCAAATTTGAAACTAAATCAACTTATATTTCCTTATTTAAACTCAGGAAAAAATCAATAGCAAATAACATGCTGAAAACATACCCTTCATATTCAGGATACAGAATGTGCTTGGTTGAAAGCTCTAAATCAGTGTTGGTAAAGGCCAAGCAATGATTTCTCCCTCTCCTCGACCCTCTTCCTTGCAGCTTCCCTAGCTTTAAGTGCTGCCTTTTCTTCTACAGATACAGCCTTTGGCTTTTCATCTGGCCTCTTCCTCTTGTTAACAGCAAATTTTGAAGGAGCGCCTTTAACAGATCTTCTAGGATTTAAAGAAGCTGAAACTACCGGACCAGGTGCAGGGCCACTTTGAGCAGcgactttattttcttttaccgAACTGACAGCTGATGCTGGCAAAGGCTTTTTAAAACTGGATCCTTTATTCCTGGAGCCTGATGAAATCTGAACCGCAGCATACGCTTCTTCTTGCGTCACCCACTTGCCTGTCACATAAATTCTGAGTTAACATGCATAActaatctataatttaaaatcttgTTGTGAACATTAGGGAGAACCAGAGAAGACTGTAAAAATTCCACTGTACGACCCTGTACCTATAGCATCAGAATAGTAAAAGCCTGAGTTTGGATCATAGTGTAAACCATTGCTTTGATTGTAATAATAGCCTGAAGTGCTGTCATAATCCCACTCTGTCATCATTAAGAGCTGTATCAGTTTGAACACTAAAACAATCAAgacattaaaatttcaaaagccATTAATAGGACAATGCTGATTGAAGTATCAGAAGGGTGTAAAGAACAAACAAAATACAGCACACAACTAGTATACTATAACAATGTACAGGTACGTCACACAAACAAACGAGGagagaatcctcaataaaataaagaaaaatgccCACTGTCAGTTGCAAAGAATTCTCACCAGCTCACAAGGCTCTCTCCTCTAACCACTCATTGAAGTAGTATAGAAAAATGAGTCAACGTCCCTTTTATACTTGTGCATAGTCGGTCACAGAAGTCACTTTTCTTAGGTCCATTTCTGAGTAACAGCTGGATGTGgaaaattacaagtttaaaagATGGATGGCTGCTAATGCTTTTGGTCGAAACTGACTCCTGGCATGGCTTTTAATGCTATAATTGCTGGCTTAGCAGTAGAAAATGGCTTAACAACTAgctttattataattcaaatcaGTTTTTTGCTTGTGTGTTGACTCTCAACACTCCCCCTCAATGATGATTCTCTACTGATGCTAACCATGTCACTGATCATGACATCTCCAATCAACTACAGGATGTCTCCGACTTTGGTTCAGAAGTAGTTACTTGGTGTAGTAAGAGACAAACAATAGCTTCATTATCAAACAAACAATGAAAGCAGAATATAGCGCAGCAGTAATGGCAGCACAAGGTCTTTACCAACTGGTTGATTATGCAATCATTGGTGGCTTGGCAGTAGAAAATGTCTTAACAACTAgctttattataattcaaattagtttttgcTTGGGTGTTGTTAtaattcaaattagtttttgcTTGGGTGTTGACTCTCAACACCCCCCTGAACTACAGTTCTCTACTGGTGCAAACTATGTCACTGATCACGGCATCACCAATCAACTACAGGATGTCTCCGAATTTGGTTCAGAAGTAGTTAATTGGTCTagtaagagaaaaaacaatagcTTCATtgtcaaacaaaaaatgaaagcagAATATAGAGAAGCAATAATGGCAGCACAAGAAGTCTGGTTAAATCAATTGTAAGAAGTCTGGTTAAATCAATTGTTGAAAGGTCTTCACCAGCTGGTTGATTATACAATTCCAAGACACTGCAGAATTGGGCAGCAATCTATTTGGCAAAGAATCCAGTATTTCATGTGAGATGCACATGGAAGTGCATTATCACTTTTTGCGAGAGAAAATATCACGTGGAAAGTTACAACAGCAACAAATTAGCATGGAGGACTCAGTAACTGATTATTCACTAACGGATTTGATGGACAACAATTTTGAAGAGTTTCAATTGCAACTCGGTTTGCCAACAAGAGAGTTGTTGTCTAGGGAAAATATTGGGAGCCAACACTGTCTCTAAGCCTAAAGAtgcaaaattcaatttcaacttaTATGTAGCTAGTTGTGAAAACATTTTTCATACTGCATTAGCCAGCCATGATAGTAAACAAAGTCAACTAAGAAGCCAAAGTTGCAATCACCCACACACACGTCAACTGAGAGTGGAATTTCTACTATTCATATCCAGCTCATGCTAGCAACCAACGTTAAAGAATGGGCACTTGGTAAGCAAACTATGGAAGTATAAAAAGGAAGCATGGCTAATTTTGTCAATGCTACAGGTATGTGCAAGATGAGTGGTCCAATTTTTCATATTAGTGATATTATGGGCAATGAGAGTACATAAAGCCTACCTAGTCCATGAGTATTTTGTGGGCAATCTTTGTGTTGCGCTccaatatatacatataaaagtGGCCATTGTTCTAGTTACTCCACACCTTAATTGCCTAACAAAATGAAGCACTCGGTGGCCAACTTCATTTAGAAAGAAAAGTATCAGCACCAAGAGAAAgatttcaaaacatgaaaatattataCGGGGCTCAATCATGGGGTAACAACTAACAACTACAAATTTACCATGCAATATGCAAACTTTTCTGGCAGTACAAGGGACCTGCTGGTGATATCAAATCAAAGCTCTATAACACTCCAACAAAGCCAGATAGACTCGAGTCTCCGTTATCTCAGTCCATTCCGTCCATTCCTTAAATAATCCAATGCCCCTAAACTTGCTAATGCAACTCACTAAACTACAATATAATGATGTCTAAAACTCAAACCTACACCGATGCTATCACAACCATCATTGAATTGTCTCTTAAGTTTCAGAAGATTCTTGCTACTTACTCTCTTGACCATCTTCTTGTATATCCAATGCACGAAGACTACTTGCCTCCTTAAGATTCGCCACATCCTTTTGATAACTCCGATTTGCTTTCTATCaaacattcaaaacaaaaacaaacattaatcaGCCTCATCAAATCATTCATGAATTAcacaagaaacaagaaattgtaattatcacctttatttttatataaaaaaatcacttacaGCTTCGATCTGCTCGAGAGCACGGGCAGCTTCTTTCTGTTGTTTCTCCTTGGCGATGTTATCTTTCCGCATAGAATCGAGCTTTTTAGCAACATTATCTTTGTGGCGTTGGCCAAGTTCATGGTTTCGGATACTTGTAGGGTTGTTTGATATAAATATCTTGCAAAAATCGCACCATTTGTTGCCTTGGCTTACCCAATACTGCAAATTTAACCATTAAAAATAGctcaaaaatccaaattaaattttgaaaaaaaaggttttattttttacttaccTCCGTCATGATGATTTgggaatttgattttgattttgattgggGAGACGGAGAAATTTGCTGTTTTGAACCCTAATATTTTCTGGGGTTTTTTTGACCCAGGTCGTTCTAAATCTCTTTTGTCTTTCTAGTTTGAGGCGAGCGAGCACGGCGGTGGAATACGGGTCGTTTGATTTcgtcttgatttaaaaaataactgtaatTACCGCAGGAGTTGAACCGGTGCcgactttcttttatttttcctgttCAATTTAGTCTATGTATCAGTGGGAATAATGTTTGATTCTAAATCTTCTTGGAATTGAAATgtcatcatgttttttaaacaaCGGCTCGGCTTCTGAGAATACTGCTGATTTTCTTGTTGAATGATCATTTATCATGTTTGCTTACATTAAGATCAAGTAATGTATTTACAGTATTATAATTTAAGAGGGAAAATATCAGCCTAATTCATTATTAGGTTTTCcccctcaaatttcaaattgtttttttgaaagaaagaaaaaaaatatgtatcatGATTTCTCAATAATAAACACACAAGCAAGGCAATTATCAAGAAAttcattctaattaattttgagaGGTGTAACTCAACAGATTAAGTTTtagatttgctttttaaaaatcaacagtTCGAGTCTTACAAACTTTAGGACCACTAGaagtttatataatcattaattttagggCTCGTAGAATTAGCATGTACAAGCTGGCTCAAacatttatgttaataaaaaaaaatccatcctAATTAGACAAATTTGTTGCTTGtgctaatatttttatctatttatttatttattcaccaTAGTTTCTTGCAAgcaactatttatttatttattcaccaGAGTAAATAAAGCCCTGGGAGTTAAAACCTATATATCCAACTCTCAACTCATAGGTTTTCTGGGAAGAAAATTTGTTGCATAtcaattgggtttttttaattattcattaaatcCAATCTAATTTGATAAAACCAAAGTTTTGCTCGAATGATATATTGTTATACATTTAAATAATACTCAGAAAATAATGGCTATTTCTTTCTTTAGAAAAAGGaagtaaaataatttcatcaaaacaaaataaaattaatcaaaataataattactttcaagtcaagaaataaaaaaagcagcACTATAGGCTAAGACTTCCGATAAAATATAAGAcgaataataaacaattaaccGAGAAGAGGAAGCAATTGCAAAAATTGTGATTCAAAAACTGGTATGAAAATGTCTTGAATGTtaacgaaaaaagaaaaagaaaaatgaaagtgtGTGGTGGGTCCACACACATTAGCAAAACAGTTACACCGAACCAATGCCATCCCATGGAATGGAAGTGATGAGATCAATGGTGATTTCACCGGAATCATTAGCGGAAATGATGATTCCGGAACTGAAAACCCCACTTCTTAACCAAACTACTCCTACTTTCCACCCTTTATCACCCTGTCTTTCCGCCTCTTCCACCTGAAACAGATCCCTCCCCACCTGCAAAAACCCTAAATCCCATGGATGAGTCCTTCATGTTAATGCTCTCGAACCTCCTCCACCTCCACAACGCCCTAGACTCGTCAACTTCCCTCCTCTCCTCCCCTTCCTCATCCTCCTCCGCTTCCTCCCCTTCCTCCCTCCTCTCCTCCTCCCCTCCTACCCCTCTCCTCTTCTTCACCCTCGCTTCCCTCCTCTCTTACCTCGCCTCCCAAAAAAAACCCACCTCCACCAAACCCCCCTCTTCCACCTCTATCACCACTACAAACCCtgaatcctcctcctccttctccgTTTCCGCTTTCCGGGCACTCTCCACTGAACACATCTGGTCATTAGAAGCTCCTCTTCGTGACTCCCAATGGAGGTCAATGTACGGGTTATCCTATCCTGTTTTTACTACTGTTGTTGATAAATTAAAACCCCATATTACTGCTTCTAATCTTTCTTTACCTACTGATTATGCTGTTAGTATGGTTCTCTCTAGATTAGCACACGGGTTTTCTGCTAAAACACTTGCTTCGCGGTATTCTTTAGAGCCTTATTTAGTTTCTAAGATTACTAATATGGTTACAAGATTGTTGGCTACTAAGCTTTACCCTGAATTTATTAAGATTCCGGTTAGTAGACGTAGGCTGATTGAGACTACACAGGCATTTGAGGAGTTGACTTCTTTGCCTAATATGTGTGGAGCTATTGATGGGAGTCCAATTAAGGTGAAACGTGGGGATATTGGGGGTAATATGTATAAATGCCGATATGGGTACTCATCGGTTTTATTGCAAGTTGTGGCTGATCATAAGAAGGTGTTTTGGGATGTGTGTGTGAAGGCGCCAGGTGGGAGTGATGATGCTAGTCATTTGAGGGGGAGTGTGTTGTATAATAGGCTTGTTTCGGGTGATGTTGTGTGGGATAAGGTGATTAATGTTAGGGGTCATCATGTTAGGCCATATATAGTTGGGGATTGGTGTTATCCCTTGCTGTCATTTCTTATGACACCCTTTTCGCCGAATGGGTCTGGGTCTCCTGCACAGAATTTGTTTGATGGGATGCTGATGAAAGGGAGGTCAGTAGTGGTGGATGCTATTGCATTGTTGAAGGGAAGGTGGAAGATTTTGCAGGATTTGAACGTGGGTCTTGATCATGCACCACAGACCATTGTTGCTTGCTGTGTGCTGCATAACTTGTGCCAAATTGCAAGGGAGCCAGAGCCAGAAACTTGGAAGGATCCAGATGAGGGTGGTGTTCCAGCAAGAGGGCTTGAGAACGAGAagtcttttcattattttggaGATAGCCTGAGGCAGGCGCTGGCTGATGATTTGCACCAGAGActttcttcaagatagatttaTGCTCTTATGAGAAACTGTTTTGCAGCCATTACTTTCTCTGTAAGGATAAATTCTTTAGTAATTCTAACCCAATTTAGATGGCATGTGGGTTTTCTTTTGCTTGCTTATTTGGCCTCTTTTGGAACGTTTTAGATGTAGGTTTTCTGCATCATTGAATTCCATATGCAATCAATTCTCTGTACTTCATTGGGTGAGCTAACTTGGAAATTGAATTCTCTAATCAGAGAAAAGTCAGATAACCGTAGTTGGAGGTATCAGTACTTGATTGTTACTTGTATTGTTGCTCATTAAATGAATGTTTGTTTTGCTCGAGCGTGACTTCCTTTCATATCCTGGGTTCTTTTGCACAGATGGTGTTTGCTGTTCTGATGCACTGGTGAAGTAATTATTCATGCATCAGTCCCATATCTTGACCCTAGGTGTTTGCCTTGCTATACATCCTTGATGTTGTCTTGGGGAATCTCTTTTTGCAGATTCTTTAGCTGAAGGAACCAAAGCCTTCAGGTAAGGTATCCCATCACCCGATAATGGCAAACAGAGTTCTTGGCCCAAAAGCTAAATAATGCTCTGCCAGCAAGAGCAGCCATCTGTTTTCAGGTGGAGATGCTGCGaggctgcagcagcagcagaagtGGCCCTTTTGCTTCGTTGCCAAGCAACTACTTGTTTAACCGGAAGTTGAATTATATGAATGATGATTCAGGTAACATAGCAATTGTTTGGTTTCTCTTGACGCCTAAAAGTTATCAAGTCTCATTCTTAATTTATTCTTCACGGCATGGACcatgaaatattgattttgcTCTTGTCAGTACGGGATAGCTAATGTGGAACTATAAAGCTAACATGGCGATCACTGTGAAATTACATAAATCCACCAAAACCTAGTAAATTCCCTTccgtggtttttttcttttattttcttttccttttttgagaaaaattcaTTTCCGTAGTTAACAACacgataagaaaaaagaaaagtcacGGGTGCAGATCCGTTACTATTGGCGTTGAGCATGGCGTTGCGCGCAAAGAATGAAGTAGGTGCGATTGTTtctggaaaattattttttatgtttatttattattaaaataattaattaataaaaaatactttccaatcaatgaaaaatattttttggttaacagaaaatttgacttggtttgaCGGAAAATACTTTacagaaattatgaaaaatttagaaatgttcattatttgttgattatatcaaatttggttctcaaatttttaattactatatatattttgttttgaatatttgttttttaatttcatcatttaaaatttaatttttatattgattttagtccttatttttataattgttatttgtttttttcttatcaatttttaattgaaattttttatctatcaaatttgattcttatttttttgattattacttattttatttgaaataatttatgaaatgtttattattattattttaactccttcatcttttaattttttagatttgatctctattatttcgattattatttattttatttgagataatttatgaaattatatatttttttaatttcattcttattcaactttttaatttataagatttgtttattattattttaataaacttgaaaaaaataaaacattaataagctacttttcagctcatttttcatgacataatcaaatactaaaaaatattttctaatttatttttcattatactactaaacattaaaaaatatttcacttttctaaaatttattttaaaaaacaattccagtaaaaaaaaaacgagtccaaattTATTAGAGTATTGTCTGCATGGAGGAAAATCTAGCGTCTCTGAGGCATTGAACTAGATGGCCCAATTGCGTGAGAGAAAAGCTTAAAAGAATGCTAGCATGTCAGTACGGCGTCACAGGAAGAATGTTAGCTTCAGCGTCTGCATGTCCTTTATCTGGCCAATGATCCTTCGAACCATAAGACCAGCAAAACTATCATAACCAATGGCTGAAATGCCTGGGGAGTTGGGAGACATGGTTCAGCCTCGCTTGATCTAAAGATTCAGGACCTTCCAAAATGTCCCCGATAAGCAGCTCTGTTTACACAGATCACACACAAGCTTGAAGGGCAAACCCTGTGGTAACAAGTTAACAACACATCGAGTGTGGGTTTGGTAATTTTATGACATTGATCCACAAGAATAAGATTACAGCACATCTATAACCACAGTAAACGTGGCATGCATTATTTAGGCAGCAAAACTGTATTTTTTGACCTCATGGTTGAACGTCATGGTAACCATTCCACAGAAAAAGTTTGATCCGCACTTCCTTCAGCAGAGTCATAATCCCCATAATTTAAATACGggctacaaaaaaaataaaaaactgttcCCATATGGGACACTCAACTTCATGGGACATGGTGACTGGTGACGGAAACCATCTTCAGGCGCGCGCAAGTGATTGAGAAAACATTTTAACATAAAGTAAACCGATGATCTCCCGAAAGCTGTATGGCTCAGTTCCAAGTCCGTCCAAATCAAGGTTTCAAATTCGTAGGAATGCTTTTGGCACTACCATGCGGTTGTTGCTCAAGGTTCCTGGAGCCGAGAAGCAAAAGTATTCACCGTGGATGCGAGATTGTACTGTGCATGTGATGCTGAGGTGGATTATAATGCGCAAAGGTCAGAATAGATTGAATAAGAGAAAAGCTACAACATGTTCTTCTGTATGCAATATTATGCCATGACCAGGAGCAACACaagcaggaaaaagaaaaattgaactaaATGCAGTAAATTGGTGTTGCATCATATTGAGTATAGATAACATAGCATGCAGCCATGCAGAGTTCATCATCATAGTTTTATATACAATTCTTGTGAATAATTGGCAAGAAAATATGAGGATACGAGAATGTGAAACTGAAGTCCATAACATCTTGAGATACCAGAAAAGCAAAGAAACTGAAATTCAGCTTCCTTCATCAGGCCCTTGACAGGACAAAATATGTCCAGTTAACATTGATAGAAGATACAATGAATTATCCATCATAAAGTCTACTGGCCAGCATTGGCACGAGCTGCACCGCTTGGAAGAAAGCCATCCTTGGCCATTTCAGCAAGCAAATTAAAAACTGCATCTATGTTCCCTTCTTTATGGTTGATTTGAACAAGTGCTTTAGAAAGCTCTGCATCTGAA includes:
- the LOC133680666 gene encoding zinc finger protein ZOP1 isoform X2, encoding MNLANATKIMLLKSSILCGKITSPRRNNRKKLPVLSSRSKLKQIGVIKRMWRILRRQVVFVHWIYKKMVKRLLMMTEWDYDSTSGYYYNQSNGLHYDPNSGFYYSDAIGKWVTQEEAYAAVQISSGSRNKGSSFKKPLPASAVSSVKENKVAAQSGPAPGPVVSASLNPRRSVKGAPSKFAVNKRKRPDEKPKAVSVEEKAALKAREAARKRVEEREKSLLGLYQH
- the LOC133680666 gene encoding zinc finger protein ZOP1 isoform X1, translated to MTEYWVSQGNKWCDFCKIFISNNPTSIRNHELGQRHKDNVAKKLDSMRKDNIAKEKQQKEAARALEQIEAKANRSYQKDVANLKEASSLRALDIQEDGQEKWDYDSTSGYYYNQSNGLHYDPNSGFYYSDAIGKWVTQEEAYAAVQISSGSRNKGSSFKKPLPASAVSSVKENKVAAQSGPAPGPVVSASLNPRRSVKGAPSKFAVNKRKRPDEKPKAVSVEEKAALKAREAARKRVEEREKSLLGLYQH
- the LOC133680624 gene encoding protein ANTAGONIST OF LIKE HETEROCHROMATIN PROTEIN 1-like: MDESFMLMLSNLLHLHNALDSSTSLLSSPSSSSSASSPSSLLSSSPPTPLLFFTLASLLSYLASQKKPTSTKPPSSTSITTTNPESSSSFSVSAFRALSTEHIWSLEAPLRDSQWRSMYGLSYPVFTTVVDKLKPHITASNLSLPTDYAVSMVLSRLAHGFSAKTLASRYSLEPYLVSKITNMVTRLLATKLYPEFIKIPVSRRRLIETTQAFEELTSLPNMCGAIDGSPIKVKRGDIGGNMYKCRYGYSSVLLQVVADHKKVFWDVCVKAPGGSDDASHLRGSVLYNRLVSGDVVWDKVINVRGHHVRPYIVGDWCYPLLSFLMTPFSPNGSGSPAQNLFDGMLMKGRSVVVDAIALLKGRWKILQDLNVGLDHAPQTIVACCVLHNLCQIAREPEPETWKDPDEGGVPARGLENEKSFHYFGDSLRQALADDLHQRLSSR